A stretch of the Mycolicibacterium celeriflavum genome encodes the following:
- a CDS encoding integrase core domain-containing protein, producing the protein MLHPANDCWQSDWTQWMLADGTAVAIAGTLDDHSRYLPALAADIGHGTAELVWSTMLAGITECGVPAMSLTDNGIVYTGRRKGYEASFEANLRALGTRTINSTPFHPQTCGKIERFWQTLKKWLRARPAPATIDELNELLNQFREFYNYHRPHRALRGATPAQAFNATAKAHPAQHAMPAPVFVSRHSVDEQSGNLHVKPYRIGIGLRWAGHSCDVIRQGDHIAIFSGTTLIRELTADPTRYHQRCAPNTRTYRTREPKPSS; encoded by the coding sequence TTGCTTCACCCGGCCAACGACTGCTGGCAGTCCGACTGGACACAATGGATGCTCGCCGATGGCACCGCTGTGGCTATCGCTGGCACCCTGGACGACCATTCCCGGTACCTGCCCGCGCTGGCGGCCGACATCGGGCACGGCACCGCCGAGTTGGTGTGGTCGACGATGTTGGCCGGTATCACCGAATGTGGTGTCCCAGCAATGTCATTGACCGATAACGGGATCGTCTACACCGGCCGACGCAAAGGATATGAGGCGTCGTTCGAGGCTAACCTTCGCGCTCTGGGGACACGCACCATCAACTCAACCCCGTTTCATCCGCAGACCTGCGGCAAGATCGAACGGTTCTGGCAGACGCTGAAGAAATGGCTACGCGCGCGCCCTGCCCCGGCCACCATCGACGAGCTCAACGAGCTGCTCAACCAGTTCCGCGAGTTCTACAACTACCACCGCCCCCACCGCGCCCTGCGCGGGGCCACACCGGCCCAAGCGTTCAACGCCACCGCCAAAGCCCACCCCGCCCAACACGCGATGCCAGCACCGGTCTTCGTCAGCCGCCACAGCGTTGATGAACAGTCCGGCAACCTCCACGTCAAGCCTTACCGCATCGGAATCGGTCTGCGCTGGGCCGGACACAGCTGCGACGTCATCCGACAAGGCGATCACATCGCCATCTTCAGCGGCACCACCCTGATCCGAGAACTCACCGCCGACCCCACCCGCTACCACCAGCGGTGCGCACCCAACACACGGACCTACCGCACCCGCGAACCAAAACCGTCATCATGA
- a CDS encoding flavodoxin family protein, whose protein sequence is MSTPAKSDRPLTAVALVCSLKPSPAESSSALMAEHICDNLRQAGVKTESVRCVDHAIAPGVEADMGDGDEWPQIRDKLLRADILVLSTPIWLGHPSSVTQRVLERLDAELSNTDDAGRPVMLGKVAVVGVVGNEDGAHKVIADCFQGLNDIGYSIPAQGGTYWTGEAMHSKDYKELDEVPEPVASTTAALARNAAHLARALQAGQYPPYQ, encoded by the coding sequence ATGAGCACGCCGGCCAAGTCCGACCGCCCGCTCACCGCCGTCGCGCTGGTGTGCAGCCTCAAGCCCAGCCCGGCCGAGTCGAGCAGCGCGCTGATGGCCGAGCACATCTGCGACAACCTGCGCCAAGCGGGCGTCAAGACGGAGTCGGTTCGGTGCGTCGACCATGCGATCGCGCCCGGCGTCGAGGCCGACATGGGCGACGGCGACGAGTGGCCGCAGATCCGCGACAAACTGCTGCGCGCCGACATCCTGGTGTTGTCCACGCCGATCTGGCTCGGCCATCCCAGCAGCGTCACCCAGCGGGTACTCGAGCGCCTCGACGCCGAACTGTCGAACACCGACGATGCGGGCCGGCCGGTCATGCTGGGCAAGGTCGCCGTCGTCGGCGTCGTCGGCAACGAGGACGGGGCGCACAAGGTGATCGCCGACTGCTTCCAAGGGCTCAACGACATCGGCTACAGCATCCCGGCCCAGGGCGGCACCTACTGGACGGGTGAGGCGATGCACAGCAAGGACTACAAGGAACTCGACGAGGTGCCCGAACCGGTCGCGTCGACGACCGCCGCGCTGGCCCGCAACGCTGCTCATCTCGCAAGAGCCCTGCAGGCCGGTCAGTATCCGCCCTACCAGTGA
- a CDS encoding PAS and ANTAR domain-containing protein, with protein sequence MTDELVDSGGQTPVEQALAGGDPHRVGWFRFYFADERWEWSPQVERMHGYEPGTVEPTTELVLSHKHPEDYRQVAATLDEIRRTSGAFSTRHRIIDTQGEVHHVVVVGDQLFDESDRVVGTHGFYVDVTPSTLDNQNKILSAAVTEIAEARGPIEQTKGMLMLIYRISAESAFELLRWRSQETNTKLRLLAEQIAQDFLGLTYEEELPPRSTYDRLLLTAHNRVRT encoded by the coding sequence ATGACCGATGAGCTGGTTGATTCCGGCGGCCAGACACCCGTCGAGCAAGCTCTTGCCGGCGGTGATCCGCACCGCGTCGGCTGGTTCCGGTTCTACTTCGCCGACGAACGGTGGGAGTGGTCACCGCAAGTCGAGAGGATGCACGGCTACGAGCCGGGCACCGTCGAACCGACGACCGAACTCGTGCTGTCCCACAAGCACCCCGAGGACTATCGCCAGGTGGCCGCGACTTTGGACGAGATCCGCCGCACGTCGGGTGCGTTCTCCACCCGGCACCGGATCATCGACACCCAGGGCGAGGTGCACCATGTCGTGGTGGTCGGCGACCAGCTTTTCGACGAAAGCGACCGGGTGGTCGGCACCCACGGGTTCTATGTCGACGTCACTCCGTCGACGCTCGATAACCAGAACAAGATCCTCAGCGCGGCGGTCACCGAGATCGCCGAGGCCCGCGGCCCGATCGAGCAGACCAAGGGCATGCTGATGCTGATCTACCGGATCTCCGCCGAATCGGCGTTCGAACTGCTCAGGTGGCGGTCACAAGAGACCAACACCAAACTGCGGCTGCTGGCCGAGCAAATCGCCCAGGACTTCCTCGGGCTGACCTACGAAGAGGAGTTGCCGCCGCGCTCCACCTACGACAGGTTGCTGCTGACCGCACACAACCGCGTTCGAACCTGA
- a CDS encoding restriction endonuclease — protein MRKVYLAAATTAGLGAWLLGAAPEWSTALGLLAPLLLVAAPRFLAGTLAGAMTPGPREDVTAAMSGAEFEDYVARVARSCGAPVMMTAITGDWGVDIIVGKRPNRIAIQCKRQSRPVGASAVQEVVAGAPMQDCTVTMVVTNHGFTTAARKLAELHGCELVGGADLTRLRSTIRRLLEPSVPPKVG, from the coding sequence ATGCGCAAGGTCTACCTGGCGGCGGCGACGACGGCGGGCCTCGGTGCGTGGCTCCTCGGGGCCGCCCCGGAGTGGAGTACGGCGCTGGGTTTGCTCGCGCCGCTCCTGCTCGTCGCCGCCCCACGCTTTCTCGCAGGAACGCTCGCCGGTGCCATGACACCCGGACCACGGGAAGACGTCACCGCGGCGATGTCGGGCGCCGAGTTCGAGGACTACGTCGCACGGGTGGCCCGATCCTGCGGGGCGCCGGTGATGATGACCGCGATCACCGGCGACTGGGGCGTCGACATCATCGTCGGCAAGCGCCCCAATCGCATTGCCATTCAGTGCAAACGCCAGTCCCGGCCGGTCGGGGCGAGCGCCGTGCAGGAAGTGGTGGCGGGTGCGCCGATGCAGGACTGCACCGTGACGATGGTCGTCACAAACCACGGATTCACAACCGCCGCACGCAAACTCGCGGAGCTGCACGGATGTGAGCTGGTCGGCGGCGCCGACCTCACGCGGTTGCGATCGACGATCCGGCGGCTGCTCGAGCCCTCGGTGCCGCCGAAGGTCGGCTGA
- a CDS encoding TetR/AcrR family transcriptional regulator: protein MAEPRRRLSPADRRKELLTLGAEVFGQRPYDEVRVDEIAERAGVSRALMYHYFPDKRAFFAAVVRAEGERLFEATNTPPRPGQSLFDQLREGVLAYLRYDEEYPHGAWAAYVGMGRSDPVLRGIEDIDTDRQADRILARIHAATGHELDSKVDRDLRITVYGWLAFTFEMCRQRLIDPSIDAGQVADACAHGLLDAIGRVPGIPPELHEAVSPDRR from the coding sequence ATGGCCGAGCCCCGCCGGCGCCTCTCGCCCGCCGACCGACGCAAGGAGCTGCTGACGCTCGGCGCCGAGGTGTTCGGACAGCGGCCCTATGACGAGGTCCGCGTCGACGAGATCGCGGAGCGGGCCGGGGTGTCACGGGCGCTGATGTACCACTACTTTCCCGACAAACGCGCGTTCTTCGCCGCTGTGGTGCGGGCAGAGGGTGAGCGACTGTTCGAAGCCACCAACACGCCGCCGCGGCCGGGTCAGAGCCTGTTCGACCAGTTGCGCGAGGGCGTGCTGGCCTATCTGCGCTACGACGAGGAATACCCCCACGGCGCGTGGGCGGCGTACGTGGGTATGGGCCGCTCGGACCCGGTGCTGCGCGGCATCGAGGACATCGACACCGACCGCCAGGCCGACCGGATCCTCGCGCGGATCCACGCCGCGACCGGCCACGAGCTGGACTCCAAGGTGGATCGCGACCTGCGAATCACCGTCTACGGCTGGTTGGCGTTCACCTTCGAGATGTGCAGGCAGCGGCTGATCGACCCGTCGATCGATGCCGGCCAGGTCGCCGACGCGTGCGCGCACGGCCTGCTCGACGCGATCGGCCGCGTCCCGGGCATCCCTCCTGAGCTGCACGAAGCGGTGTCGCCGGACCGCCGCTGA
- a CDS encoding glucose 1-dehydrogenase — protein MGFPEQQQKMPGVQAQMNPVPDCGENSYRGSGKLTGKRAVITGGDSGIGRAVAIAFAREGADVLIAYLNEDEDAQAVGRIVEEAGRRCVLVSGDLSDQEHCRSVIDRAVEEFGGIDVLVNNAAYQMTHQSLDEISEEEWDYTFKLNIGAYFHLAKAAVPHMGPGSSIIGSSSVNSDMPNPTLAPYAATKAAIANFSASLAELLGDKGIRVNSVAPGPIWTPLIPSSMPAEKVASFGENTPLGRAGQPAELAPVYVLLASDDGSYVSGARIAVTGGRPIL, from the coding sequence ATGGGTTTCCCGGAACAGCAGCAGAAAATGCCCGGCGTACAGGCGCAGATGAACCCCGTTCCCGATTGCGGTGAGAACAGCTATCGCGGTTCGGGAAAGTTGACCGGTAAGCGAGCGGTCATCACAGGAGGTGACAGCGGCATCGGCCGCGCCGTCGCTATCGCGTTCGCCCGCGAGGGTGCGGACGTCCTCATCGCATACCTCAACGAAGACGAGGATGCCCAAGCGGTCGGGCGGATCGTCGAGGAAGCCGGGCGCAGATGCGTGTTGGTATCCGGCGATCTCTCCGACCAGGAGCATTGCCGATCGGTGATCGACCGGGCCGTCGAAGAATTCGGCGGCATAGACGTGTTGGTGAACAATGCCGCGTATCAGATGACCCACCAGAGCCTCGACGAAATCAGCGAAGAGGAGTGGGATTACACCTTCAAGCTCAACATCGGCGCCTACTTCCATCTGGCCAAGGCGGCCGTGCCCCACATGGGTCCCGGTTCGTCGATCATTGGCAGCTCGTCGGTGAATTCCGACATGCCCAATCCGACCTTGGCGCCGTACGCAGCCACCAAGGCGGCGATCGCCAACTTCTCGGCCAGCCTCGCGGAATTGTTGGGTGACAAAGGAATCCGAGTCAACAGCGTGGCTCCCGGACCCATATGGACTCCGCTGATCCCGTCAAGCATGCCGGCAGAAAAGGTGGCGTCGTTCGGGGAGAACACACCGCTGGGACGTGCCGGGCAGCCGGCCGAACTCGCACCAGTTTATGTTCTGCTCGCCTCCGACGACGGCAGTTATGTCTCGGGGGCGCGAATCGCGGTTACCGGCGGCCGGCCCATCCTCTGA